The Ornithinibacillus sp. 4-3 region TCTAAACCTAAAGCATCAATCATCGGTGTTACTAATTTTTGTGTTTGTTTTGCAATCTCAATTGTAACGGTATTTAAGTTCGACTTAACTTTCTTAGCTTCCTCCTCCTCATACATACTTTCTAAAAAAGGTGTTATGTAGCTCATTGATGATCCAACACTTACATTTACAATTTTGTTTTTATTATTGCTTATTGCAGCGTAGTGAAAGAAGTTAATCCAATTACCTTTTCCATTTCTACCTACATAACTTCTAATAATAAAGGGATTACCCTGAGGTGTAACTGAATGTATACCTGGTTGAAAATGATAATAATTTATATCCTTTATTGATTCTAAGTAAGAATCTAATATCTCCTTATCCAATCCGACAGCATCCCTTATATGTATTCCATCCTTTGTTTTTTCAAATATTTGAATTCCTAAACCCTTATGCCCTTTATTAGGTTTCAGAAAAACCGTTTTATGTTTATCTAGTAATTTTCGCAACGTTTCCACACTATTATAAGGAATTGTTTCAATTATGTATTTAGATAAATACGGATTCTTAGCCATTGCTTCTTGAAATTCCATTTTGTTTTTACCTAATCGATGGGTTGTAAAAGGTATACCTTCTTGTTTTAATCGCTCATATATAGGTTCGTCTTTTCTTAAAGGAATATCATTGTAAACCACATCTGGGAAATAAGATACTTCTTCAACCCAAGTGCCATACTTATATTTACATCCATAAATTAACTTTCGTTTAAAATCTATTTTATCAGCCGTAAAAAATATAACTTCTGCTTGATGTTCTTTTGCAAACATTGCAGCAACCGCATCCTTTATCATCGGTTTTTTATATCTTCTCAGCATGCCTATTAAAACCATTTATTTCACCATCCCCTAATATGTAATAGTTAAATATTATCATATTTATCAGAGAATTATTTCGAAAGTTTATAAAAATGTAAATTTTTGTCAGAAATCATACTACTAATGAGTGTAGTATGTTTATTTAATTAGCCATTATTTTTAGACTTAAAAAAGCACCCTAATGGGGATTGCTAGTAGTGATGAAAATAGAATATGTGGAATGACAGGCTTTGGGCGGTTGAAAAATATTAAATAGCCAACAACACAACAGATAAGAATACACGTTCCCCTTTTTATTGGTTATTCTACTCAGATATGATAAAATAAATATGTAGCTAAAAGTTATACGGGTGGTAGTTGTCACGTTGAATCCTTTTCTTGTTTTTCAAGGAAAGGAGGTGAACAACTATGGAGACTTTCTTTGAGTTTAGTAAAGAAGTGTTGAAAGGAATTGTGCGTGCTATTAGTGCGCATCTATTTCGGAAAACCTTTTTAGACAAAGAGAAAACCACCCGACGCCGTGACAAGCAGGGTGGTTCTCATAAAAATTAATCATTTGTGACAACCACCGCCTGTACGGCTTAGGCTGCAAGAGGGAGGATGACAGTCCTTCCTCATTTCTTATCTATATCCATTTTAACGTAAAAACATGCAAAAATCAATGGGCTATGCTTTATTGGTTTTATTAACCCATAAATTCATCACTAAGAGAATACCCCAATGGGGATTGCTAGTAGTGATGGAAATAAAATAGCGGAATGACGGGCTTTAGGCGGGAAAAAGACGATCTTAAAATAAAATAGATCGTCTTTTTATTATTTGTCAAAATTAGCTAGTTGAAACAAAGAAACTTTATCTCTTTTATCATATCCCACAACAATACTTACTTTCGAAGGATAGCGAAAACGAATACGACTAACCTTAAATGTCCATAATAACAGTTCTAATAATTCTTGTTCAGATACATTCTCATATCCTCTAAAACGAGTTATCCCTGAACCCAGCAATGGAATTACTATTGTTCTTCCAGCATATATAATATCAATTTCATTCCAAAACTCTAGTAAACAGCTTATATAATCTTGCATTGATAGATAAGCCCTATTGTTTTCATCGAATCGAGAAAATGCTGTTAACAGATATTCACTCTGGTATTTAAATATACTCCCTAACTTATATTTTGTTTTTTTCCCTAATAAACGATTTTCATTTGTTCCTATCACTTTTTCTTGCAAATGTAAATCATTATATATTTGTTCATCAAATAACGGAATGTTCTTAATAAATTTTTTTATAAAAAAGCCATTGAGTGTATTTTCAGCAATTATTTTATTATCAACAAGGGTGTCAAAATATTCGTTAAATGCGATTACTTTTAATCCCTCTTCATTAAATATATCTCCAAATTTAATCTCAACTGGTGATCCTTCAATGTTTAAATTAATATGTGTTTTTTTATTAGAGAACCACCACAATATACAATATAAGATTATTAAAAAAACTAAAACAACTAAACCGATGATAAGTTTATGTTGTATTGGGATATCTATAAAAATAAACACTATCGAGGTAATAACGCTTATAACAGATAGTATTTTATAGAACAATTCTAAAAGTTGCCTATCAAAAAGATTTACCTTCATTAAAATCACCTAACTACATTCCAAGACTTTTATACACACTATCATTGTATGAGTAAGGTACATTTTTACCTTCACTTTTATAGGTATAATGTGATTTTGACCAATTTTCTAAAGCGTACTGAACAATCTTTGAAGAAAATGGCACATGAATGGCTAGAGTGTCTCTTGCAATGGCAGGACACAATGACCTATCAATTGTCCTTTTATTATTCAGGTTTACAACTATTATTGGTAAATCCTTTTTTATAGCTAGCTCTATTTCCCATCTGACAAAACGATAAAGAAATCTTGTTTTTTCACCAACTAATAAAACGAATACCTTACTATTCATCATACGTTCTCGCAATCTTCTTTTTATTGTTTCTTCAGTACTTGTATCGAGTGCATTATTGATATCATGCGCATCATGAAAATTAAAGAGGGAACTATCTCTCTGCCGCCAAGCTTTCATTAAATGATAATAACGAATATCAGAATCTCCATCAAATGCAACATATGTTTTATTTCTATAAGCCATTCAATTTCCTCCTATCATTTTATTAAACATTACGTATTTCTATGTTTAAAATGTTCAAACATTCTTTTTAAAATCTGAACATTAATATAATCCTTTTCGAATGATTCCATTATGAGTCCTTCAATTTTTGGAAAGTACGGTGTCCAAATATTCTTCGAAAAATGATGTTTTTCATGCCATCTGTATATTACATACTGTTTGAATAACTCTTTTTCTTCCTCATTAGAGAATAATAAGATACATTCATTAAATCTCCTATGTGCGGCATCAGCTTCATCTCCATCAGGTTCGTAATAAAATTTATGAATGATATACTCGATCGAGTCATTTATAAAATACTTAAACATGATATCCCATTTGTGAGGGTTTTCGATAGAAATTCCATCTGTAAATGGAGTAGGTGTGAAGTACCTACCTCCATCTAAACTTACACCCTCTGTTGAGAACAATTGTGTTTGATGGTAATATATACGAATTTCTCTCCAATGTGGCGTTGTATCTGTTTGATTAAATAGATAATACTGATATCCATTTCCATTATCGTCCAAAGTGTATTCGATCGAAAACTCTGGAAACTGTTTATGATATTTTTTGACCGTTTCCCAATCACTAGGAGATTTAATCCAGTCATCTGGCTTCATTAAGTAATATTTAACACGCTCTAAAGGTGGAGAAATCAATCTAAATCTTTTTTTCCACAGATATTCAACAAAGTGAATATCTGCAGAATTATTTGGTGGAGTGTTTGTATCCATAACTCTAGTATAAATATGATTCGGATTTACTTTTTTATATCGCTGCGTTAAATAAAAGGGTGTATCATGACTGTTTTTGATTATTATTACATCTAACTCATAAGATTCTATCATTATAGTTTCAATGTATACTTGTGGTCTAATACCCCCAGCGAATGCTTTATCTTTCAGGAAATCGATTATATTTTGTGTGCTCTTTCTATGATTGTCATGAGTTATATCTGTTGGAGTAAAGTCTTTCTCTTCATCTATACCAATTATTATATATGCATCTCTATTCTCAAGGTTATTTGCCATACAAATAATATCGTGCAGTAAATCACCATTTTCTGTATGCCACTCCCTTTTAAAATCCCAATACGGTCCTTCTTGTTTCATTGAAATTAATTCTTCTACTTCGTTTTTAAGCATAAAAATTATCACCTTGCTTAAGCATTTTCCCGCAATACTTCTTTTATTATCTGCGCCATTTGTTTATTGTTTAATTGATCATGGAAGTAAACTTTATAACCATCTTCAGATAAAACATCGAAAAATAATTTTGCACATTCAATTTTTGCATTTTCTGTGCCACGTATATTTGTTTTATCTTCAACATCTTTCGTTTCAACAACGATATTTAATTCTTTTTCACCTGTTGCTCGTCTAACAACATACATAAAGTCAGGACTGTACATTCCACCTGTTATTGTTGGAATAGCGATACTGTTTCGCGGTATCTTTCCATACACAATGACTTCTTCTATATCAGTAGTGATGTTCTTTTGCTCTAGCGGTGAATCATAAGCAAAGGCATCATACAAGTACTTATTACTTGGTGTTCCAGGTGAAATTTTCGTTCCTATTCTACCTTGCGAAATGGTATCTCGTGGAGTCCCATCGGCATGAGAAAGAGCTGTTGATGTAACAGGTGTTTCACTTTTTGCATAATGGAAACGTCCTTGTAAATTTGTGTTCTTCCATTCATTAAATTTCTGAATAATAACACTGACAGAACTTTCATTAATATATTTCGAATCAAGTTCACCGTTCTTTTCTACATATTCACATAAGGCCTGATGAATTGTTTTAATGGGAATATTAGTACTTCGCATAATTCTAAGTAAAAATTCATTATAAGGAATCGTTCTTGAAACGACATATTGCAAACCTGTTTTATCCGCAATTGTCATGGATGTACCATCACTTTGAATTACTTCACGTTGACTCGTCATCACAACGTCTGTAAACACACCTTGTTCTTCCAATATGGACAAAACAACATCCTTCATATCTTCATCTAAATCTCTATCATAAAAGAGTAAGTAGCGTTGATTTATTTTTTCCCATAATTCACGAATCTCGTTATAGGCACCTTTTCGAATTCTTACAGGTTGTGGCTTGTTTTTATTTCTATCTTTTACTTTTCCAGATGATAAGCCCATTTCAAAGTCTGGGAATTCAGCGAAAAACTCGTCACGTTTTTCTATGTTAATATTCATTTTTCGATCGATATATTTTTTATCATATAAAATATCAAATAAATCATCAGAAGTAATCGCTAACTTTGAAGCTACTTTAGCTAGTTGTTCTTCTGTAATCATTGCAGCTTGTGGAATTTCTCCATTAATTTGTTCTACAAGCCTTTCTGCAAAGTCCGCTTCAGTAAAATCAACGATATAATTCAGTTGAAATTCTTCATTAGAAATACGGTTTCCATGTTCATCTACTGGAAGTCTGAGTCCACGTCCTACCTCTTGAAGCTTACTGTTTTCGCTACCACTTGAGCGTAATTTAGCGATTGTAAAGACGTTAGGATTGTCCCATCCTTCCTTTAAAGTCCACTTTGAAAATAAGAAGCGTAACGTATTCGGTGTGTCATCTTTTTTCTTAAAAGATAATAATTGTTTTTTACCATGCAAGATGGTTTCCACTTCATTTGCAATATCTTCATCTGAATCACTGTTATCTTGTGAAAAATATCCCGCATGACAGGCACTTATATTAGCTAAACTAGCCTCTAAATAGGCTTTATACTCCGCTTCATATTCTGTTAATGTGGATAGTTCTTTTTCAATTCGTTCTTTTAGTAGTTGTTCGAATGTGTTTTTTAAATAAGGAACTTTCCCATCTTCACTATCTCGGTATGAAGCAATATCATCAATGAAAAACAATGCTAATGTTTTTATTTTAAAATTTCGTTCAGTAAAGTTTGTACGTTCCGTTTCAAAATGTCTTTCTAATGCCAAGCGCATCATTTGTTCTTGGTATGAAGTCATATATATATCTACATCAAGTTCCTCACCTGTTTGTTTCTCTATTCCATTCGAGAATACGACAAACGAGCCACCGATTGCTTCAATCGTAATCCCTTCAAAGGCCTGATGTATAATAGAAAGTGAATCTCCCTTTTTAAGAGTGAATGTCTTATTGGCTTCATCTTTCTTTTTATATTGAAAATTAACATAGTCATTTCTTTTTATCGTTGTAATTTTAACTTTTTCAGCTTGCTTAGATATAGGTTCAAAATGTTCTTTTGCAACCCCTTTAATTAAATCTAAATTAAAGGCCTGACAAGCATTTAGATCATAGAGTAAATTTTGATAATCTTTTCTTGTTGTTCTGTTCTTTCCACGACCACTTGTCATATCGGGATAGGTAGCACCAAAACGAATAATGCTTTGTGGTTGTATTTCTTCTTCAATCACTTGATATGCCTTCTGATCACGTGAAAAACGATGTGGTTCATCAATAATGACAAATGGTTTTGTTGCTTTTAAGGCATCGAAGGGACGATAAAACCCTTCTGCACCATAATCATAATCATCACGACTAAGCAGACCATTTTTGCGAACTGCTAGTAATTGCATATTCACAAGCAATACATGAATTTTCTTTGTGTTTTGTGAAGAACCACGTACAAAATCACTAACAACACTCGGAAAATAAGTTCTCCCTTTTTTACGACTTTTTGGAGATTCTAACACACCAACTTCTATCTCCGTTCCATAACCACATACATCAGAAAAGTGTCTTTTCACATATTCATCTTGAAGAAAATGAGCAGTACCCGCCTTAATTGCTAATGAAGGTACAGCAATAATAAATTTATTAATGCCATATCTTTTATGCAGTTCATACATCATCTGTGTATGGACATAGGTTTTACCTGTTCCTGTTTCCATCTTGATGTCTAAACTTAAATGGTTAGTCGGTGGTGTAAACCCACGATATTCTGCTGGTAAATCTGATTGAATATTAGTGATATTATGCTTGATTATCTCATCAGTTAAGTCGATGGATGGATTTTCAAAATACTGTTTAGGAGGCTCGATTTGAACACCATTAAAAACAGCACTTACAGCATCAACTGCTTTTTGTTGATGAGGTAAACTACGTTGTAATATTAGTTCCAATGATATCCCTCCATTTAATAACGTACGTCAAAATTAATACGTAAATTTTTCTCCGTATCTTGTAGTCGCTTTAAATTCGTTTTTAGTGATTCAAGTTCTGTCCATGTAAAGCTATAACCGAATAATACAATGTTTTCCGGGTTAAAGTTTCCATCCGTTTCATACTTCACAACAAGTTCTTCTATTGCCTCATTTGGCAGTTCTGGATGTACTAAATATAAATGCTTGTCTTTGAAATATGATTCATAGCCTGCAAAAAGAATTTTTTCCGCTTCAGTCGTGAGTCCATAACCATCATTGTTTAACCATGTGGTGACAACTGTTGGGATCCCGAATTCATCAAGTATTGTATTGTTGATAATCATTTCATCTTTCTTTGGTGTGAATTCTATTAATTTATTTATAGTATCATTTGTAGGATTCTTTAGAATGAAATGTTTAAACCCTAAATCTTTCTTAATATCCTCATTATTATCTTTTATAATATTAGAGCATTTAATAATTCTATCACGACCAATTTGATCAATTGTTTTATATCCTGACTCAAAAGCAAATGAATTTTTTTGAACCTCTTCATCCAATTGAATCATTATATATTTGAGATTGTGATTGTTAAGTGTATTCACATTCATAACTGCATGAGCGGTCGTACTAGATCCAGCAAAAAAATCTACTATAATATCATTTTCATTAGTAGTAAATTCAAGAATCTGTTGTATCATTTCTACTGGTTTTGGATTATCAAAAACATCTCCACCAAATAGCTCCCTGAGAAATCTTGTATCTGTTGAATTATCAAAATACCAAAAACTATCTACTACAGTTGGGCTATCGCTATTTATATAATCTTTAAATCCTGGTGGAGTGTTAGGGTCACCATAATAAATAAGATCCTCTTCTTGTAATCTCAGTAATTCTTCATAAGATTTTCCCCATCCTCTATTTGGTATAACACACTCTTCTCCAGTGTGCGGGTTAATTATAGTGTAATCTTTTGGTCCACCATTTCTAGATAAGTCTGCATCCTTAAACACTCCTTTATCATCAACTTTATTCCATCTACTTAAGTGACTATATTTTGGTCGTTTATACATATCTTTTACTTCTTCAAGTATTTTGTCGTTAGAATAACCTTGTTTTTTCAATCTAGAAAACAGAGCATGAATATCTCTTGTTCCTTTTTTTTGTACTCGCCATTTAACATTGTCTAATGAATCTTTACTTTTAACATAACAACATACATATTCAGTTGACACTCCGATTAAATTTGTTTGATTTTTATTGGAGTTGTTTTTATGAATATTCAAAGATACAAAGTTCTCTTCACCTAAAACCTCATCACACAACAACTTTAAATTTGCTTGTTCATTATCATCAATCGAAATAAAAATCACACCGTCATCAGATAATAAATCTCTAGCAAGTTGTAATCTTGGATACATAAACATCAACCAAGCAGAATGCGAAGCTGAGCCTCGCTTTGTTAAATCTAAAATTCTTTGCGCTTGCTCTTCTCCTATACTTAGTTTCTCGGTTAGTTCTTCAACTGTAAAATTAAAGTTGTCATTATACACAAAACCATCTGATCCTGTATTGTATGGTGGGTCTATGTATATGCATTTCACTTTACCAGCATAAGATTTTAATAAATGTTTTAACCCGTCTAAATTATCTCCAGTAATATAGATGTTTTCACTATCTTTATTTTCTTCTTTCTGATTATGTTCTTCATTAGGCACAATTACTGTTTCAGTTTCTAAAGTTACAAGTAGTCTCGCATAATTCTTTCCGAGAAACTTTAGTTCATAACCTTCATTTACAACATTAATATCTTCACTTAAATACTCTTTGAATCTTTCAATATCAAACGATCCATCTTCTTTAAAACAAGCTGGAAAATGTTCTTTTAAAACCGTTATTTCTTTTTTATTTGCTGATGCATTTTCATTCTTTTCCCATGTGTTTTTAATCATTCGTAAAACCGTCCTCTCTGTTTATCAGATGTAAATTCCAAAATATCATCCACTTTACAATCTAAAACATTACATATCTTTTCAACGCTTTCTAATGAAATATATTGCTCTCGCTTCATTCGAGTCATTATATTTCCTGAGAAACCAGCCATCTTTTGTAGTTCACTATTTGAAATATCTCTATCAACTAGTAAATGAAATAGTTTTTTATAGGAAACAGCCATTTAATATTCCTCCCTCAAAGTTAAATGACAATTTCATTTTATCATTTAATCGTGATTTATTCACTTGTTTTATAAAAAACAATTAATATTTTTGTTCGCTTATGAGAAAAGAAGTAATTTTTCATTTTTAATGTTTTAAGAAACAAATTAAATCTTTTAAAAAAAGGGGTTCGAATCGGTCGAATTATTCGCTTATAGGTGAGGGACATATTTACAACTGTGAAATTTGTTGAAAGGTTCATAAGTGAAAAGACAGATTAGACAAATGCACTGATCGGTTATTTCTCTCATCGTTCTTTGACAACTGAATAGCTTTAAAAATTTACAGGCAAAGGAGGTGTATATTTTCTGTGAGTAACATTGAAAATATTCCAGCGGAAATGAAAGAGCATGATATATTTTGTTGCTGGAAAGAAGAAATGAGAAATGGGAAGAAAACGAAAGTACCGTATAACGCAAGGACAGGTAGTCGTGCAAGTTCAAATGATTTAAGCACTTTTTCTTCGTATGAAGATGCGGTGAAAGTCATGAATGACTATACTGGCATAGGCTTTATCGTCAGCCATGACATTTGTGCCATTGATTTAGATGATTGTGTGGGTGAAGCTGGAGAATTAAACGAAATCGCACAAAATGTTATTGTTTATTTTCCAAATTCTTATATCGAGAAAAGTCCATCTGGAAGCGGACTTCATATTTACTTTAAAGTTTCTAATGTTGATTATGATACAGACGTTTATTATATCAACAATCGAAAACTTGACATTGAAGTCTATATCGCAGGTGTGACAAATCATTTTCTTACGCTAACAGGTGATGTATTCCAAGATGGAAGCTTAGTGGATATGACAGATACATTACCACAGTTCTTAGAAGTCTTTATGAAGCGCCCGTCTACTGTAAGACAGAATGATTTAGATGAAGCGGTGTCGTATTTATCCGATGAATCAGTTATTGAAAAAGCAAGTAAGTCAGTAAATCGTAAGAAATTTAAAAAACTCTGGAGTGGTAATATTCTAAGTTATGAATCACGAAGTGAAGCGGATTTAGCACTTGCTAGCATTTTAGGTTTTTGGTGTGGACGGGATATTGAACAGATGGACAGGCTGTTTCGCAAGAGCGGGTTAATGCGGGATAAATGGGATCGTAAACAGAGCGGTACAACATATGGTCAAATCACCTTAGAAACAGCAAGAAGAAATGTGTTCACGACCTATAAACCATATGGCATTAGTTCAGCAAGGGATGATTTTTCAGATGATGATCTTGAACGACTAAAGAACATGCAACCATTCAAAAACAATCATTACGCTTGTACGGATATTGGCAATAGTAATTTATTTGCTGATTATTATAAATCGGTTGCCCGCTATATTCCTGAGCGCAAGAAATGGTTCGTATACAACGGACAAGCTTGGGAGAGTGACACAGGAAATCTGAAAGTTATGCAATTTTGCAAACAACTTGCTAATCAACTCATGTATTATTCACTTTCGATTGAAGATGAAAACATTCGTAAAACATATATCGATTTTGCGAAGAAATGGCAAGTTAGAAGAAATAGAGAAATCATTCTTCGTGACGCACAAGATGTTCATCCCATATCGATGACTGCTTTTGATACGAATCAATATTTACTCAACTGTAAAAATGGCACGTTAAATTTACGGACGAACACTTTTCACCCGCATTGTTCGGAAGATTTTATTACTAAGGTTGCAGGTGTGCATTATGATCCATTCGCAAGATGTGAACGGTGGGAACAATTCGTTCATGAAGTGATGAGCGGTGATGTAGAAAAAGCAACATTTTTTCAAAAGTGTCTCGGCTATGCCTTAACAGGTGATACCCGTTATGAAACGATGTTTATCTTATTCGGTGCAACGACTCGTAACGGGAAAGGAACATCAATGGAGACTTTCCTTAAGATATGTGGTGATTACGGAAAAACAAGTCGCCCTGAAACGATTGGCATGAAAATCAACAGTAGCAGTTCTGCACCATCTGAAGATGTCGCAAGACTAGCTGGTTCACGCTTTGTAAATATAAGTGAGCCAGATAAGAAGTTAACCTTAAGTGCTGCCCTGCTTAAAACGCTAACTGGTAATGACACGATTAATGCAAGATTTTTGCATGAGAATAGTTTTGAATTTAAACCACAGTTCAAGCTATTCATTAACACGAATCACTTACCACATGTGACAGATTTAACTTTGCTAACAAGTGGACGTGTGAAAATTATTCCTTTTGAGCGCCACTTTGAAGCATGGGAACAAGATAAGCATTTAAAATCAACCTTCTCTAAAGCGGAAAACTTAAGTGGTATTTTGAACTGGGCGATTGAAGGTTATCAAAAATTACAAGAAACAGGCTTTGATGTACCAACTTCGGTACAAGATGCAACTTTAGCCTATCATCGTGAAAACGATAAAATAGGTTTGTTTATTGAAGAACAGCTAACAGAAGATATGAATGGTGAAGAACGAACTGCTGCACTTTATGAAGCCTATCAAAGTTGGTGTTATGCCAATGGGTATTACGTTGAGAACGCTCGTAACTTTAATAGTGCCTTATCAAATGCTGGACAAGTAGTAAGAAAAAGGCCACGTGCAGGTGGTGAGAAAACCACACTGTTTTTAGGCTATACCTTAAAAGAAGGACAAGAATTTTTAAGGTGAGGTTAATGGGCAGGTTGTGGCAAGTGTTATCGTTAGTTTCCTATATAGAAGTTCCTATAGAGAATTAGCTTAAAAGCCTGCCACATATCGCCCCAATATTATAAAACCTGTGTTTATATGAGAAAGGAGCTTTGTCATGCTTGGAACATACGCACTTTACAAGAACGAACATGACTTCTATACAGCCCGTCCTTTCAGCGGGAACAGTTTACGAGTCTTAGAAGAAACAAATTGTGATTACTATATGACGATTGATACGAATGGCATCGCAGTGCATACACGAAAAGACAATCAGACATTAAAGGAATTGCTCATACACTGTCCGAAGTGCCGAGCATTTCTTATTAGAAAGCACTCTGCCTTTAACAACGCTAGAACACAAGTGTTTCAATGTATCATTTGTCACTTAAAACCGTAAAGGGTAACCACCTTTTGTGGACACCCTTTCAAGAAATATTTTGTGTTACCCCTAGGGGGATAAGAATCTCTAGCATCTTTCACTTGGACAACGGGCGAGGAGCGTCACGCAAAAAGTCGCGATTTCAAACAAGGTATATAGGCTGTCGGTCAATACGACAGCCTTCCATAAAGGGATATTCATTTGCGTATATCCCTATTAATTAAAATCATTAGGAGGAAAACAATTATGTTTACATTAGAAAATGAAATATACACAAACTTTTGGAATGCTATGAAAGGAAAAGAATACGACCGAAGTGTATTGGAATCTATCTCTGACGTTGGTAGTTCAAGTTTACCAGCACAATCGCTTCTACAAATGAATGAAACAATTAAAGAGGAAAACATCTTTCGTAAATTAGGAACGGTTATTCAAATAGAAAGTGCAGACGGTGTGATTCATGCAGTCACTTCAACAGGTGAAGCAGAAATAGTCGCAGAGGGTGAAAGCATTTCAGAAAGCAATGACACGATTCAACCCTTTAAAATCAATACTTTTAAAATCGCTAGTATGTCGAGATTGAAAAAGTCCTTTATTTTAGATACACAATTTGATTTAGAAAAGTATTTATGTACGGATTTTGCCAAACGATTCGGACGTGCAGAAGAAAATAAATTCTTAAATGGGAATGGGCAGACAGAACCGCAAGGTCTCTTGCAGAAGAATGCTACTGTAACAACTAGTGAAACTGGAGCAATTAGTTATGATGATCTAGTCGATTTATATTTTAGTGTAGATGTACACTATCGTAAAAACTCTGTGTTTATGATGAGTGATGAAACAGCTATGCACTTGCGCAAGTTAAAAGATGAAAATGGATTTCCTATTTTCAATGGTACAAATAACACAATCTTCGGTAAACCTGTTCACATTTCAGCATATATGCCAGCGATAAAGTCAGGAAAGAAAGCTATTTTGTTTGGTAATTTAGACTACTTTTGGGTCATTGAGCGTCAGCCAATTGCTATAAAAATGCTAACAGAATTATATAGTCGAACAAATGAAATTGGCTATCTGGCACATGAACGAGTAGACGGACAGCTAATTCATCCAGATGCTATTCAAATCTTACAAATAAAATAAGTTATCTTGCTGACTCCACTTTTGGGGTCAGTGAGTTATTAATATTCGCTAAGTCCATTAATGGGCTCAGAAAGGAGCAATTTTATGTCAGAGC contains the following coding sequences:
- a CDS encoding YheC/YheD family protein, which codes for MVLIGMLRRYKKPMIKDAVAAMFAKEHQAEVIFFTADKIDFKRKLIYGCKYKYGTWVEEVSYFPDVVYNDIPLRKDEPIYERLKQEGIPFTTHRLGKNKMEFQEAMAKNPYLSKYIIETIPYNSVETLRKLLDKHKTVFLKPNKGHKGLGIQIFEKTKDGIHIRDAVGLDKEILDSYLESIKDINYYHFQPGIHSVTPQGNPFIIRSYVGRNGKGNWINFFHYAAISNNKNKIVNVSVGSSMSYITPFLESMYEEEEAKKVKSNLNTVTIEIAKQTQKLVTPMIDALGLDLGINQNGDIHIIEINAFPATRPFEAGVEKLAIPYALYLAKNHQNS
- a CDS encoding macro domain-containing protein, producing the protein MKVNLFDRQLLELFYKILSVISVITSIVFIFIDIPIQHKLIIGLVVLVFLIILYCILWWFSNKKTHINLNIEGSPVEIKFGDIFNEEGLKVIAFNEYFDTLVDNKIIAENTLNGFFIKKFIKNIPLFDEQIYNDLHLQEKVIGTNENRLLGKKTKYKLGSIFKYQSEYLLTAFSRFDENNRAYLSMQDYISCLLEFWNEIDIIYAGRTIVIPLLGSGITRFRGYENVSEQELLELLLWTFKVSRIRFRYPSKVSIVVGYDKRDKVSLFQLANFDK
- a CDS encoding TIR domain-containing protein, which produces MAYRNKTYVAFDGDSDIRYYHLMKAWRQRDSSLFNFHDAHDINNALDTSTEETIKRRLRERMMNSKVFVLLVGEKTRFLYRFVRWEIELAIKKDLPIIVVNLNNKRTIDRSLCPAIARDTLAIHVPFSSKIVQYALENWSKSHYTYKSEGKNVPYSYNDSVYKSLGM
- a CDS encoding helix-turn-helix domain-containing protein, with amino-acid sequence MLKNEVEELISMKQEGPYWDFKREWHTENGDLLHDIICMANNLENRDAYIIIGIDEEKDFTPTDITHDNHRKSTQNIIDFLKDKAFAGGIRPQVYIETIMIESYELDVIIIKNSHDTPFYLTQRYKKVNPNHIYTRVMDTNTPPNNSADIHFVEYLWKKRFRLISPPLERVKYYLMKPDDWIKSPSDWETVKKYHKQFPEFSIEYTLDDNGNGYQYYLFNQTDTTPHWREIRIYYHQTQLFSTEGVSLDGGRYFTPTPFTDGISIENPHKWDIMFKYFINDSIEYIIHKFYYEPDGDEADAAHRRFNECILLFSNEEEKELFKQYVIYRWHEKHHFSKNIWTPYFPKIEGLIMESFEKDYINVQILKRMFEHFKHRNT
- a CDS encoding type III restriction-modification system endonuclease, translating into MELILQRSLPHQQKAVDAVSAVFNGVQIEPPKQYFENPSIDLTDEIIKHNITNIQSDLPAEYRGFTPPTNHLSLDIKMETGTGKTYVHTQMMYELHKRYGINKFIIAVPSLAIKAGTAHFLQDEYVKRHFSDVCGYGTEIEVGVLESPKSRKKGRTYFPSVVSDFVRGSSQNTKKIHVLLVNMQLLAVRKNGLLSRDDYDYGAEGFYRPFDALKATKPFVIIDEPHRFSRDQKAYQVIEEEIQPQSIIRFGATYPDMTSGRGKNRTTRKDYQNLLYDLNACQAFNLDLIKGVAKEHFEPISKQAEKVKITTIKRNDYVNFQYKKKDEANKTFTLKKGDSLSIIHQAFEGITIEAIGGSFVVFSNGIEKQTGEELDVDIYMTSYQEQMMRLALERHFETERTNFTERNFKIKTLALFFIDDIASYRDSEDGKVPYLKNTFEQLLKERIEKELSTLTEYEAEYKAYLEASLANISACHAGYFSQDNSDSDEDIANEVETILHGKKQLLSFKKKDDTPNTLRFLFSKWTLKEGWDNPNVFTIAKLRSSGSENSKLQEVGRGLRLPVDEHGNRISNEEFQLNYIVDFTEADFAERLVEQINGEIPQAAMITEEQLAKVASKLAITSDDLFDILYDKKYIDRKMNINIEKRDEFFAEFPDFEMGLSSGKVKDRNKNKPQPVRIRKGAYNEIRELWEKINQRYLLFYDRDLDEDMKDVVLSILEEQGVFTDVVMTSQREVIQSDGTSMTIADKTGLQYVVSRTIPYNEFLLRIMRSTNIPIKTIHQALCEYVEKNGELDSKYINESSVSVIIQKFNEWKNTNLQGRFHYAKSETPVTSTALSHADGTPRDTISQGRIGTKISPGTPSNKYLYDAFAYDSPLEQKNITTDIEEVIVYGKIPRNSIAIPTITGGMYSPDFMYVVRRATGEKELNIVVETKDVEDKTNIRGTENAKIECAKLFFDVLSEDGYKVYFHDQLNNKQMAQIIKEVLRENA